The following proteins are encoded in a genomic region of Brachypodium distachyon strain Bd21 chromosome 1, Brachypodium_distachyon_v3.0, whole genome shotgun sequence:
- the LOC100841769 gene encoding uncharacterized protein LOC100841769 has product MDASAGAGSGNAPGTGGSGAGAGESSCCYYALLGIRKNASATDIRAAYRKLAMKWHPDRWASDPAATGEAKRQFQRIQEAYSVLSDKGKKAMYDAGLFDPLDDDDQDFSEFMQEMLAMMDSVKNEKPDTLEDLQKMLEDIANGDGGSRASSGAGAGAGTGGGCGGRMPPDANRRTRVAPYPQPSRR; this is encoded by the exons ATGGACGCCTCCGCTGGAGCCGGATCCGGCAATGCCCCTGGCACCGggggctccggcgccggtgccggcgagTCATCCTGCTGCTATTACGCCCTGCTCGGCATCCGCAAGAATGCCTCCGCCACAGACATACGCGCCGCCTACCGAAAGCTCGCCATG AAGTGGCACCCGGACCGCTGGGCGAGCGACCCTGCCGCGACGGGCGAGGCCAAGCGGCAATTCCAGCGGATCCAGGAGGCGTACTCCG TTCTGTCCGACAAGGGGAAGAAGGCCATGTACGACGCCGGGCTCTTCGATcccctcgacgacgacgaccag GATTTCTCAGAATTCATGCAGGAGATGTTGGCGATGATGGACAGCGTGAAAAACGAG aagccggacACCCTGGAAGACCTGCAGAAGATGCTGGAAGACATAgccaacggcgacggcggaagCCGTGCTAGTTCcggtgctggtgctggcgCTGGCACCGGTGGCGGCTGCGGGGGTCGCATGCCGCCGGACGCCAACCGGAGGACGCGCGTTGCGCCGTACCCTCAGCCGTCGCGCAGGTGA